The Huiozyma naganishii CBS 8797 chromosome 1, complete genome genome window below encodes:
- the MSD1 gene encoding aspartate--tRNA ligase MSD1 (similar to Saccharomyces cerevisiae MSD1 (YPL104W); ancestral locus Anc_8.584): MIPTRCVWGSVRHVGGPPAKAATAARFQFQATQLTVKQLLRFKWVDTVAINGCSTSGPSGSVRALCLGRLRDVAGDTIQLVDSQDAQLVDCSLESAVQATGSLERKVGGGDAGGYEIRLQRLQVLNAANGTPAQLQGNKALGAFPPEYRCLQLRLRENQQLLRSRYEVALQIRSVLDGAHFTEVETPLLFKPTPEGAREFLVPTRQRSRFFALTQSPQQYKQLLMASGVHRYFQFARCFRDEDLRRDRQPEFTQVDLEMAFATGSDVMRTVEDVVVPVWSAHAVQGPLLTLAEGPTLVEARGLLKRLSYRHVMTKYGIDKPDLRAPAFQITSLEDNHVRATENERFPVFEVLVVRGGSAPSGEWWTKLVHPDLYNSRTPLAVPIDTDEARDHWFERFSPMASFEDTSLINEQLNLQRGDVVFGSTREPDHMLFENPTPLGRLRQLILATPWGQSNLFETQADVGAWVVDFPLFSPVETTTTTGTKRKYPNYEADKYISTHHPFTMVQLDTYQNLETSPLECLGQHYDLVINGVELGGGSTRIHDTALQDYIFKNVLDIHNSHELFGHLLDALAMGAPPHAGFAIGFDRMCAMLLGRDSIRDVLPFPKSVNGSDLVVKSPAVVPESVLKSYHIQYLKE; this comes from the coding sequence ATGATACCGACACGCTGCGTCTGGGGTAGTGTTCGACACGTTGGTGGACCCCCCGCGAAGGCTGCGACAGCGGCGCGGTTCCAGTTCCAAGCGACGCAGCTGACCGTGAAGCAGCTGTTGAGGTTCAAGTGGGTCGATACCGTGGCCATCAACGGGTGCTCGACAAGCGGCCCAAGCGGATCGGTAAGAGCCTTGTGTTTGGGACGGCTGCGGGACGTCGCGGGCGACACGATCCAGCTCGTGGACTCACAAGATGCACAGCTTGTCGATTGCTCGCTGGAGTCAGCGGTCCAGGCCACAGGGTCCCTCGAGAGGAAGGTTGGCGGTGGTGACGCCGGTGGCTATGAGATCCGGTTGCAACGCTTGCAAGTGCTCAATGCGGCGAACGGGACTCCAGCACAACTGCAAGGGAACAAGGCACTCGGGGCGTTTCCGCCGGAGTACCGATGTCTGCAATTGCGGCTGCGGGAGAACCAGCAACTGCTGAGGTCCCGATACGAGGTGGCCCTCCAGATCCGCAGTGTACTCGACGGAGCACACTTCACAGAGGTCGAGACACCGCTTCTGTTCAAACCGACACCGGAGGGAGCGCGCGAATTCCTCGTCCCGACGCGGCAGCGAAGCCGGTTCTTTGCGCTCACGCAGAGTCCACAGCAGTACAAGCAGTTACTCATGGCCTCAGGCGTTCACCGGTACTTTCAGTTCGCTCGCTGCTTCCGCGACGAGGACCTCCGCCGCGACAGGCAGCCCGAGTTTACGCAGGTCGACCTCGAGATGGCATTTGCGACGGGGAGCGACGTCATGCGCACCGTCGAGGACGTGGTTGTCCCCGTGTGGTCCGCACATGCGGTTCAGGGTCCGCTGCTCACTTTGGCGGAGGGTCCCACGCTCGTTGAGGCCAGGGGACTGCTCAAACGGCTCAGTTACAGACACGTCATGACGAAATACGGTATCGACAAGCCGGACCTGCGCGCACCAGCGTTCCAAATAACGTCCCTTGAGGATAACCACGTACGGGCGACAGAGAACGAACGGTTCCCCGTATTCGAGGTGCTAGTCGTCAGAGGCGGTAGCGCCCCATCAGGTGAGTGGTGGACGAAACTTGTTCATCCGGACCTTTACAACTCACGGACACCCCTGGCGGTTCCAATCGATACGGACGAGGCGCGGGACCACTGGTTTGAACGGTTTTCTCCCATGGCAAGCTTCGAGGACACGTCTCTCATCAACGAGCAGTTGAACCTGCAGAGGGGAGACGTAGTGTTCGGTTCGACAAGGGAACCGGATCATATGCTCTTCGAGAACCCGACCCCGCTTGGGAGGTTGCGGCAGCTTATCTTGGCGACGCCCTGGGGGCAGTCCAACCTGTTCGAGACTCAAGCGGACGTTGGTGCATGGGTCGTCGACTTCCCCTTGTTCTCACCAGTGGAgacgacaacgacaacGGGCACAAAGCGCAAGTACCCAAACTACGAGGCGGACAAGTACATCTCGACACACCACCCGTTCACGATGGTGCAGCTGGACACGTATCAAAACCTGGAGACAAGTCCACTGGAGTGTCTCGGGCAGCACTACGACCTCGTGATCAACGGCGTCGAACTTGGCGGCGGCTCGACAAGGATCCACGATACGGCGCTACAGGACTACATATTCAAAAACGTCCTTGACATCCACAACTCGCACGAACTGTTCGGACACTTGCTCGACGCGCTCGCAATGGGTGCGCCGCCACATGCCGGGTTTGCGATCGGGTTTGACAGGATGTGTGCGATGCTGCTTGGGCGAGACAGTATCAGAGACGTGCTGCCGTTCCCGAAGAGCGTGAACGGATCGGACCTTGTCGTGAAAAGCCCCGCTGTGGTGCCTGAGAGCGTCCTCAAGTCTTACCATATCCAGTACCTCAAGGAGTAA
- the KNAG0A01700 gene encoding uncharacterized protein (similar to Saccharomyces cerevisiae YPL108W; ancestral locus Anc_8.594), whose translation MTTRDAPGAVPAPVQVPRARKPQSAAAYAAQLEMFQSSSLTGGGGPPVCDPRWMDKAEGPEGPLQMLEGTPQGLDLKHTRLRLLDACSRLYYRREYARCIALAKQLEQLLQGADGGPRTKNKEYRELATLRYLVQRCTDLTNSITSYVQVPTTTTTTTTATTITSSTGR comes from the coding sequence ATGACGACGAGGGACGCGCCAGGAGCAGTGCCAGCACCTGTACAAGTACCCCGTGCGAGGAAGCCGCAGTCCGCTGCCGCGTACGCTGCGCAGCTCGAGATGTTCCAGAGCTCATCGCTCactggtggtggtggtccACCGGTATGCGATCCACGATGGATGGACAAAGCGGAGGGCCCTGAAGGTCCCCTGCAGATGTTAGAGGGGACACCGCAGGGACTGGACTTGAAACACACAAGGCTTCGCCTGCTGGACGCCTGCAGTAGACTGTACTACCGTAGGGAGTACGCCCGGTGTATCGCACTCGCTAAACAGTTGGAACAGCTGTTGCAGGGAGCCGACGGGGGGCCCAggaccaagaacaaggagTACAGGGAACTAGCAACGTTGCGGTACCTTGTCCAGCGGTGCACAGATCTTACAAACAGTATAACTTCTTATGTACAAGTACCAACtactacaactacaactacaactgCAACTACTATAACAAGCTCAACaggacgatga
- the DPC25 gene encoding Dpc25p (similar to Saccharomyces cerevisiae YPL107W; ancestral locus Anc_8.591), with protein MMMMKVLTVGGPRCISTTASVHMTFEGRLKAGTLTPEQTLAKVFGGRVRGDPPRATSRMEGLGERVIAGVSVPGRPREPDNCCMSGCTHCVWEIFSDDVKYWRSRRREAAKRISSTQDTWPRDWDPPLPLLEAKNVPQELQHEKALLDSKRQDVPKPQLFPPRETDLPASVLAAKRRNALARAQEKKQQADTAGPDDNEDDTDPWEDVPVHIRAFAEFERKKRLQRRQQRAARK; from the coding sequence atgatgatgatgaaggtGTTGACTGTGGGCGGTCCACGGTGCATTAGCACCACTGCCTCGGTGCATATGACGTTTGAGGGCCGTTTGAAGGCTGGGACCCTGACGCCGGAGCAGACCCTGGCGAAGGTCTTCGGGGGCAGGGTTCGCGGGGACCCGCCGCGGGCTACTTCTCGGATGGAGGGTCTCGGAGAGCGAGTCATCGCTGGGGTTAGTGTCCCCGGGAGACCCCGAGAACCGGACAACTGTTGCATGTCTGGATGTACGCACTGTGTCTGGGAGATCTTCAGTGACGACGTGAAGTACTGGAGATCCCGCCGCAGGGAGGCCGCTAAGAGGATCTCCAGTACGCAAGATACTTGGCCCAGGGACTGGGACCCACCCTTGCCCTTACTCGAGGCCAAGAACGTGCCCCAAGAGTTACAACATGAGAAGGCTCTACTCGACAGCAAGAGACAGGATGTGCCAAAGCCACAGCTGTTCCCACCACGGGAGACTGACCTCCCGGCGAGTGTCCTTGCTGCGAAGCGCCGCAACGCACTGGCCAGGGcacaagagaagaagcaacaggCAGACACTGCCGGTCCAGACGATAACGAAGACGATACAGATCCCTGGGAGGACGTCCCAGTCCATATCCGCGCCTTCGCAGAGTTCGAACGCAAGAAGAGACTGCAGCGGCGCCAGCAGAGAGCAGCGAGGAAGTAG